The genomic interval ACGGCCGTCAATCCGCGCTTTCCCCAGCCCATTCCGCCACTCCACAACAATTGAACTCTTGAACGTTGATCCTTTGCTCGATCATGTTGTGGGTGTGTACGATGTAGCCGGCAGACTAGTAACTAAACTCCCACTCTCAAACGGCAACACAATCTGGACCGCC from candidate division TA06 bacterium carries:
- a CDS encoding T9SS type A sorting domain-containing protein, whose amino-acid sequence is MGSQNVTAMHRAAGKRPSIRAFPSPFRHSTTIELLNVDPLLDHVVGVYDVAGRLVTKLPLSNGNTIWTANNHPAGIYFLKLKADTHSPSTSLRIYDPTTRLLKLE